A genomic region of Thunnus albacares chromosome 2, fThuAlb1.1, whole genome shotgun sequence contains the following coding sequences:
- the star gene encoding steroidogenic acute regulatory protein, mitochondrial, which produces MLPATFKLCAGISYRHMRNMTGLRKNAMVAIHHELNRLAGPGPSKWISQVRRRSSLLSSRIEEEEGYNEEEMSYVKQGEDALKKAISILSEQEGWTVEIVAANGDKVLSKMLPDIGKVFKLEVMLEQHPDSLYEELVGNMEQMGEWNPNVKQVKILQKIGQDTMVTHEVSAETPGNVVGPRDFVSVRCAKRRGSSCFLAGMSTQHPKMPEQRGVVRAENGPTCIVMKPCAEDPNKTKFTWLLNIDLKGWIPKTIINKVLSQTQVDFANHLRQRMANNVSMEMAHAC; this is translated from the exons atgctgcctgcaacCTTCAAACTGTGTGCTGGCATCTCCTACCGGCATATGAGGAACATGACAG GTTTAAGAAAGAATGCAATGGTGGCCATTCACCATGAGCTGAACAGACTGGCAGGTCCAGGCCCCAGTAAATGGATCAGCCAAGTCCGCCGACGAAGCTCCCTTCTCA gTTCTCGGAtcgaggaggaggaagggtaCAACGAGGAGGAGATGTCCTATGTGAAGCAAGGTGAGGACGCACTGAAGAAGGCCATCAGCATCCTCAGCGAACAAGAGGGCTGGACCGTTGAAATTGTGGCT GCGAATGGAGACAAAGTCCTGAGTAAGATGTTGCCTGACATTGGTAAGGTGTTCAAGCTGGAGGTGATGTTGGAGCAGCACCCAGACAGTCTTTACGAAGAGCTTGTGGGAAACATGGAGCAAATGGGGGAGTGGAACCCAAATGTCAAACAGGTCAAg ATCCTTCAAAAGATTGGCCAGGACACCATGGTTACCCATGAGGTGTCTGCAGAGACACCTGGCAACGTTGTGGGGCCAAGGGACTTTGTCAGCGTTCGCTGTGCCAAGCGTCGAGGCTCTTCCTGCTTCCTGGCTGGAATGTCCACTCAGCACCCGAAAATGCCTGAGCAGAGGGGTGTGGTGAG AGCGGAGAATGGGCCCACCTGCATAGTTATGAAGCCCTGCGCTGAAGACCCAAATAAGACCAAGTTCACCTGGTTACTAAATATAGATCTAAAG GGCTGGATCCCAAAGACAATCATAAACAAAGTGCTCTCTCAGACGCAGGTGGACTTTGCCAACCACCTCAGGCAAAGGATGGCTAATAACGTTTCTATGGAGATGGCTCATGCCTGCTGA
- the grk5l gene encoding G protein-coupled receptor kinase 5, protein MELENIVANTVLLKAREGGGGKRKGRSKKWKEILRFPHISQCTEQGNSVERDYVSICEKQPIGRLLFRLYCETRPKLQRCIQLLDAMEDYEVTPDEKRKSRGDQIIKTFLSKQSPQRVDIAEVFADQCRENLELSPCKEIFSNCRKAVHDYLSGAPFADYQNSMYFDRFLQWKMLERQPITKDTFRQYRVLGKGGFGEVCACQVRATGKMYACKKLEKKRIKKRKGESMALNEKQILEKVNSRFVVSLAYAYETKDALCLVLTIMNGGDLKFHIYNMGTPGFEKDRVQFYAAQICCGLEHLHRESIVYRDLKPENILLDDNGHIRVSDLGLAIKVPEGELIRGRVGTVGYMAPEVINNEKYSMSPDWWGLGCLIYEMTAGRSPFRARKERVKREEVERRVQEEEEEYNDKFTEDTKAICRMLLTKDPKQRLGCQADRAAGVKAHSFFKNINFKRLEAGIVEPPFVPDPRAVYCKDVLDIEQFSTVKGVNLDQTDNDFYSKFATGSVSIPWQNEMIETECFRDLNVFGPQGTRPPDLDWNQPPEPPRRSLLDRIFRRHHPEVSISHSRVQSSSVNSVDSMSNSAP, encoded by the exons gtggaggaggaaagCGGAAAGGGAGGAGCAAAAAATGGAAGGAGATCCTTCGCTTCCCCCATATAAGCCAGTGCACTGAGCAGGGAAACAGCGTTG AGAGGGACTATGTCAGCATCTGTGAGAAACAGCCTATCGGACGGCTTCTCTTCCGTCTTTACTGTGAGACCAGACCTAAACTGCAACGATGCATCCAGCTACTGGATGCAAtg GAAGACTACGAGGTGACACCTGATGAAAaaaggaagagcagaggagaccAGATCATCAAGACTTTTCTCTCAAAACAA TCACCTCAGCGTGTAGACATTGCAGAGGTCTTTGCCGACCAGTGCAGAGAGAACCTCGAGCTCAGTCCATGTAAGGAGATCTTCAGCAACTGCCGCAA GGCTGTCCATGACTACCTGAGCGGCGCTCCTTTCGCGGACTACCAGAACAGCATGTACTTTGACCGCTTCCTGCAGTGGAAGATGCTGGAGAG GCAACCAATCACTAAAGACACGTTCAGACAGTACCGAGTGCTGGGGAAGGGGGGATTCGGAGAG GTGTGTGCTTGCCAGGTTAGAGCTACGGGGAAGATGTACGCCTGTAAGAAgctggagaagaagaggatcaagaagaggaaaggagagtCCATGGCGCTCAACGAGAAGCAGATTTTAGAGAAAGTCAACAGTAGATTTGTT GTGAGCTTAGCGTATGCATATGAGACTAAAGACGCTCTGTGTCTGGTGCTGACCATCATGAACGGTGGAGACCTGAAATTTCACATCTACAACATGGGCACGCCAGGCTTCGAGAAGGACAGGGTCCAGTTTTACGCCGCTCAAATCTGCTGTGGACTCGAGCATCTGCACAGGGAATCCATCGTCTACAG GGAtttgaaaccagagaatatccTACTAGATGACAATG GACACATCCGCGTTTCAGACCTGGGGCTGGCCATCAAAGTGCCTGAAGGAGAACTCATCAGAGGAAGGGTGGGGACAGTTGGCTACATGG CTCCGGAGGTGATAAACAACGAAAAGTACAGCATGAGTCCTGATTGGTGGGGGCTGGGCTGTCTCATTTACGAGATGACCGCCGGACGATCCCCCTTCCGCGCCCGCAAGGAACGCGTGAAAcgggaggaggtggagaggagggtgcaggaggaggaagaggagtacAACGACAAGTTTACAGAGGACACCAAGGCCATCTGTAGAATG CTGCTGACCAAAGACCCTAAGCAGAGGCTGGGGTGCCAGGCGGACAGAGCAGCGGGCGTCAAGGCCCACTCGTTCTTCAAAAACATCAACTTCAAGAGGCTAGAGGCTGGAATAGTGGAGCCTCCGTTTGTGCCTGAT CCTCGGGCAGTGTACTGTAAGGATGTGTTGGACATAGAGCAGTTCTCCACAGTCAAGGGAGTAAATTTGGACCAAACTGACAATGACTTCTACTCCAAATTTGCTACAGGCAGCGTTTCCATCCCATGGCAGAATGAG ATGATAGAAACTGAGTGTTTCAGAGATTTGAATGTGTTCGGGCCTCAAGGGACGCGACCTCCGGATCTTGACTGGAATCAGCCACCGGAGCCGCCCAGACGCAGCCTGCTGGACAGGATCTTCAGGAGGCAT CACCCAGAGGTGTCTATTTCCCACAGCCGCGTGCAGTCTTCCAGTGTAAACTCAGTGGACTCCATGTCCAActctgccccctag